A genomic window from Peromyscus maniculatus bairdii isolate BWxNUB_F1_BW_parent chromosome 1, HU_Pman_BW_mat_3.1, whole genome shotgun sequence includes:
- the LOC143272904 gene encoding pregnancy-specific glycoprotein 22-like isoform X2 produces MCTPWQGLLLTACLLTSWHLSTTAHVSTKTVPPQVAEGENVLFDVHGLPENIIGFAWFKELRNMKKAIAVYGMHINLSAPGPVHSGRETLYRNGSMLLEKVTKKDIGFYTLRTYDRNVKIVSTTSTYLHVDTFLWNCGRVSTSSQPTIESVPPIVAEGGSVLLLIHNLPENLQAFVWFRGMNVFWEHEVARYRKDEKSIITGPAYSGREVLNRDGSLLLHNVTGKDAGLYTLRILCTDLKSEETHVQLQVNTPLSPCCNPLNSSQLMIQPVPRYATEGESVLLQVHNLPKDLQAFTWYKSIYKLPYFEIVEESIVLNTVTWGDHYSGRETVYSNGSLLLQDITENDAGIYTLEILKSDSKVENAYVEFHVNKNVAQPFVRITNSVVSSNRAVILNCVSPDTDISIRWFFNNRSLRLSRRMTLSPTKCGLRIYPLRTENFGKYKCKVSNRVSSKTSLPVQLW; encoded by the exons CCTGCCTTTTAACCTCCTGGCACCTGTCCACCACTGCCCATGTGAGCACTAAAACAGTGCCACCCCAAGTGGCTGAAGGAGAAAACGTCCTTTTTGATGTTCATGGTCTTCCAGAGAATATTATAGGCTTTGCCTGGTTCAAAGAgctaagaaatatgaaaaaagcaATTGCAGTATATGGAATGCACATCAATTTAAGTGCACCAGGGCCTGTGCACAGTGGTAGAGAAACATTATATCGCAATGGATCCATGCTGCTTGAAAAAGTCACCAAGAAGGACATAGGATTTTATACCCTGCGGACCTATGACAGAAATGTAAAAATCGTATCAACAACATCCACGTACCTCCATGTGGACA cTTTCCTTTGGAACTGTGGACGTGTTTCCACCTCTTCCCAGCCCACTATTGAATCAGTGCCGCCCATTGTTGCTGAGGGGGGAAGTGTTCTTCTACTCATTCACAATCTTCCGGAGAATCTTCAAGCCTTTGTCTGGTTCAGAGGAATGAATGTGTTCTGGGAACATGAGGTTGCCCGATACAGAAAAGATGAGAAATCAATTATAACTGGGCCTGCATACAGTGGCAGAGAGGTGTTGAACAGGGATGGATCCCTGCTGCTTCACAATGTCACTGGGAAAGATGCCGGATTGTACACTCTACGAATTCTGTGTACAGATTTGAAAAGTGAAGAAACTCATGTGCAACTCCAGGTGAACA CCCCCCTTTCTCCGTGCTGTAACCCTCTCAACTCTTCCCAGCTCATGATCCAACCAGTGCCTCGGTATGCTACTGAAGGGGAAAGTGTTCTTCTCCAAGTTCACAATCTTCCAAAAGATCTGCAAGCCTTTACCTGGTACAAGTCAATATATAAGCTCCCATATTTTGAAATTGTAGAAGAGAGCATAGTCTTGAATACTGTTACCTGGGGTGATCATTATAGCGGAAGAGAGACTGTGTATTCCAATGGATCCCTGCTGCTCCAGGACATCACTGAGAATGATGCAGGAATATACACACTGGAAATTTTGAAAAGTGATTCCAAAGTTGAAAACGCATATGTGGAATTCCATGTAAACA agaaTGTGGCACAGCCTTTTGTGCGCATTACTAACAGTGTAGTCTCATCAAACAGAGCTGTGATCTTAAACTGTGTTTCTCCTGACACTGATATCTCCATCCGTTGGTTCTTCAATAACCGGAGTCTGCGGCTCTCAAGAAGGATGACTCTGTCACCAACAAAGTGTGGACTCAGAATATATCCTCTACGGACGGAGAACTTTGGCAAGTATAAGTGTAAGGTCTCCAACCGAGTCAGTTCAAAGACCAGTCTCCCAGTCCAGCTTTGGTGA
- the LOC143272904 gene encoding pregnancy-specific glycoprotein 22-like isoform X1, with product MEKSSVLLWKGCSPWQGLLMTACLLTSWHLSTTAHVSTKTVPPQVAEGENVLFDVHGLPENIIGFAWFKELRNMKKAIAVYGMHINLSAPGPVHSGRETLYRNGSMLLEKVTKKDIGFYTLRTYDRNVKIVSTTSTYLHVDTFLWNCGRVSTSSQPTIESVPPIVAEGGSVLLLIHNLPENLQAFVWFRGMNVFWEHEVARYRKDEKSIITGPAYSGREVLNRDGSLLLHNVTGKDAGLYTLRILCTDLKSEETHVQLQVNTPLSPCCNPLNSSQLMIQPVPRYATEGESVLLQVHNLPKDLQAFTWYKSIYKLPYFEIVEESIVLNTVTWGDHYSGRETVYSNGSLLLQDITENDAGIYTLEILKSDSKVENAYVEFHVNKNVAQPFVRITNSVVSSNRAVILNCVSPDTDISIRWFFNNRSLRLSRRMTLSPTKCGLRIYPLRTENFGKYKCKVSNRVSSKTSLPVQLW from the exons ATGGAGAAATCCTCTGTGCTTCTCTGGAAGGGCTGCAGCCCCTGGCAGGGGCTTCTGATGACAG CCTGCCTTTTAACCTCCTGGCACCTGTCCACCACTGCCCATGTGAGCACTAAAACAGTGCCACCCCAAGTGGCTGAAGGAGAAAACGTCCTTTTTGATGTTCATGGTCTTCCAGAGAATATTATAGGCTTTGCCTGGTTCAAAGAgctaagaaatatgaaaaaagcaATTGCAGTATATGGAATGCACATCAATTTAAGTGCACCAGGGCCTGTGCACAGTGGTAGAGAAACATTATATCGCAATGGATCCATGCTGCTTGAAAAAGTCACCAAGAAGGACATAGGATTTTATACCCTGCGGACCTATGACAGAAATGTAAAAATCGTATCAACAACATCCACGTACCTCCATGTGGACA cTTTCCTTTGGAACTGTGGACGTGTTTCCACCTCTTCCCAGCCCACTATTGAATCAGTGCCGCCCATTGTTGCTGAGGGGGGAAGTGTTCTTCTACTCATTCACAATCTTCCGGAGAATCTTCAAGCCTTTGTCTGGTTCAGAGGAATGAATGTGTTCTGGGAACATGAGGTTGCCCGATACAGAAAAGATGAGAAATCAATTATAACTGGGCCTGCATACAGTGGCAGAGAGGTGTTGAACAGGGATGGATCCCTGCTGCTTCACAATGTCACTGGGAAAGATGCCGGATTGTACACTCTACGAATTCTGTGTACAGATTTGAAAAGTGAAGAAACTCATGTGCAACTCCAGGTGAACA CCCCCCTTTCTCCGTGCTGTAACCCTCTCAACTCTTCCCAGCTCATGATCCAACCAGTGCCTCGGTATGCTACTGAAGGGGAAAGTGTTCTTCTCCAAGTTCACAATCTTCCAAAAGATCTGCAAGCCTTTACCTGGTACAAGTCAATATATAAGCTCCCATATTTTGAAATTGTAGAAGAGAGCATAGTCTTGAATACTGTTACCTGGGGTGATCATTATAGCGGAAGAGAGACTGTGTATTCCAATGGATCCCTGCTGCTCCAGGACATCACTGAGAATGATGCAGGAATATACACACTGGAAATTTTGAAAAGTGATTCCAAAGTTGAAAACGCATATGTGGAATTCCATGTAAACA agaaTGTGGCACAGCCTTTTGTGCGCATTACTAACAGTGTAGTCTCATCAAACAGAGCTGTGATCTTAAACTGTGTTTCTCCTGACACTGATATCTCCATCCGTTGGTTCTTCAATAACCGGAGTCTGCGGCTCTCAAGAAGGATGACTCTGTCACCAACAAAGTGTGGACTCAGAATATATCCTCTACGGACGGAGAACTTTGGCAAGTATAAGTGTAAGGTCTCCAACCGAGTCAGTTCAAAGACCAGTCTCCCAGTCCAGCTTTGGTGA